In one Tessaracoccus palaemonis genomic region, the following are encoded:
- a CDS encoding (Fe-S)-binding protein, with product MAPLTGAKVALFATCITDTVKPSVPIATVKLLERLGCRVEYPAKQTCCGQIMTNTGYFDEAVPTVRNFVESFGEYDYIVAPSGSCVGSVRDQHTMLARHAGDAGLEKEAGAVAARTYELTEFIVDVLGVTDVGAYFPHKVTYHPSCHGLRITRVGDRPERLLSAVEGIELVDLPDARSCCGFGGTFSVKNSDVSIAMATDKANNAVSTGAEYITGGDHACLMNIGGVAHRNGQHITPIHLVEILAATKEDAR from the coding sequence ATGGCACCCCTCACCGGAGCCAAGGTGGCCCTGTTCGCCACCTGCATCACCGACACCGTCAAGCCGAGCGTGCCCATCGCGACGGTCAAGCTGCTCGAGCGGCTCGGCTGCCGGGTGGAGTACCCCGCGAAGCAGACCTGCTGCGGTCAGATCATGACGAACACGGGCTACTTCGACGAGGCGGTCCCGACGGTGCGTAACTTCGTCGAGTCCTTCGGCGAGTACGACTACATCGTCGCCCCCTCGGGCTCCTGTGTGGGGTCCGTGCGGGACCAGCACACGATGCTGGCCCGCCACGCCGGCGACGCCGGCCTCGAGAAGGAGGCCGGCGCCGTCGCGGCGCGCACGTACGAGCTCACCGAGTTCATCGTCGACGTGCTCGGCGTCACCGACGTAGGCGCCTACTTCCCACACAAGGTGACCTACCACCCCTCGTGCCACGGCCTGCGCATCACCCGCGTGGGTGACCGGCCCGAGCGGCTGCTGAGCGCGGTCGAGGGGATCGAGCTGGTCGACCTCCCCGACGCCAGGTCCTGCTGCGGGTTCGGCGGCACCTTCTCGGTCAAGAACTCGGACGTCTCCATCGCGATGGCCACGGACAAGGCCAACAACGCCGTGTCCACCGGCGCCGAGTACATCACCGGCGGCGACCACGCCTGCCTGATGAACATCGGCGGCGTGGCCCACCGCAACGGCCAGCACATCACGCCGATCCACCTGGTCGAGATCCTGGCAGCCACGAAGGAGGACGCGCGATGA
- a CDS encoding FadR/GntR family transcriptional regulator has product MSVGGFDSALDYLTGEILEGNVAPGERLPNERELALQLGASRSAVREAIKVLQAQGVVTSQTGPRGGTRVATGQGVALARVLRLHVALGAISFDEVTSTRVVLERAAAEAAAHSIDDDGVRLLQGIVAEMQSTEGVEEFNELDTRFHVTIALLGANRLVRDLTIAIREAVAARILEGERESDWEPLRTRLNEEHAGILEALRMRDGRLATERCEAHIRGAHRAIFG; this is encoded by the coding sequence GTGAGTGTCGGCGGTTTTGATTCCGCCCTTGACTATCTGACGGGTGAGATCCTGGAGGGCAACGTGGCCCCGGGGGAGCGTCTCCCCAACGAGCGTGAACTCGCTTTGCAGCTCGGTGCGAGCCGGTCCGCGGTGCGCGAGGCGATCAAGGTTCTGCAGGCTCAGGGCGTAGTCACGTCCCAGACGGGGCCGCGAGGGGGCACGCGGGTGGCAACGGGCCAGGGCGTCGCGCTCGCTCGCGTGCTGCGCCTCCACGTCGCTCTGGGGGCCATCTCGTTCGACGAGGTGACGTCGACGCGCGTGGTTCTCGAGCGGGCCGCGGCCGAGGCGGCGGCCCACTCCATTGACGACGACGGCGTCAGATTACTGCAGGGGATTGTTGCGGAAATGCAATCCACGGAAGGCGTCGAGGAGTTCAATGAGCTCGACACCCGCTTCCATGTCACCATCGCGCTCCTTGGCGCGAACCGCCTTGTCCGCGACCTGACCATCGCGATCCGGGAGGCGGTGGCGGCACGCATCCTCGAGGGGGAACGCGAGAGCGACTGGGAGCCTCTGCGGACCCGCCTCAACGAGGAACATGCCGGCATCCTCGAGGCGCTGAGGATGCGGGACGGCCGACTGGCGACCGAGCGCTGTGAGGCCCACATCCGCGGGGCTCACCGGGCGATCTTCGGCTGA
- a CDS encoding L-lactate permease, which produces MYQPELAPLGSLALSALVALLPLVVMFLTLGGLKWKAHWAGLASLLTAIIVAVAAFNMPVGLALLSGAEGAVYGLFPITWIVLTAIWLYQVTVVSGRFEDLRATFGLISDDPRILAILIAFCFGGLMEALAGFGAPVAITGVMLMSIGFSPVRAAMVVLLANTAPVAFGAVGTPIITAGGLTGLDYHTIGAYVGHQSPVLALFVPCLLVLLADGKKGLKQTWPAAVVIGVSFAIAQWLSATYFSTELTDIVASLTALAVGVVFLRFWKPQGGAEALQRMAVERENSKVADAVEPAHVGHAPAGALTTGRIFMALVPYLLVILIFTVAKLVGPVKAFLASTDLKIHWPGLYGNLLKDGEPSTSAIYTFGWLSSPGTLLVITAILVGIIYRVSFKNMVGELWAVMHKMRWSALTIASVLALAYVMNLSGQTTTIGYWVAGIGAAFAFLSPILGWIGTAVTGSDTSANALFATLQQTTANKIGVDEYLLVAANTSGGVVGKMISPQNLAIACSAVGLVGAESLLFRKVVLWSLGLLLVLCILIGLQSTPVLSWMLPVR; this is translated from the coding sequence ATGTACCAACCTGAACTAGCGCCTCTCGGGAGCCTGGCGCTGTCGGCACTGGTGGCGCTCCTGCCACTCGTGGTGATGTTCCTCACCCTCGGCGGCCTGAAGTGGAAGGCCCACTGGGCCGGCCTCGCATCGCTGCTGACCGCAATCATCGTGGCCGTGGCCGCTTTCAACATGCCCGTGGGTCTCGCACTCCTGTCGGGCGCAGAGGGCGCCGTCTACGGCCTGTTCCCCATCACCTGGATCGTGCTGACCGCCATCTGGCTGTACCAGGTGACCGTCGTCAGCGGCCGCTTCGAGGATCTGCGAGCCACCTTCGGGCTCATCTCCGATGATCCGCGCATCCTCGCGATCCTGATCGCCTTCTGCTTCGGCGGCCTGATGGAGGCCCTGGCCGGCTTCGGCGCACCCGTCGCCATCACCGGCGTCATGCTGATGTCGATCGGCTTCTCCCCCGTCCGCGCCGCCATGGTCGTCCTGCTGGCCAACACCGCCCCCGTCGCCTTCGGCGCCGTCGGCACCCCGATCATCACCGCCGGCGGTCTGACCGGCCTCGACTACCACACCATCGGCGCCTACGTCGGCCACCAGTCCCCGGTGCTCGCGCTGTTCGTCCCCTGCCTGCTCGTGCTGCTCGCCGACGGCAAGAAGGGCCTGAAGCAGACCTGGCCCGCCGCCGTCGTGATCGGCGTCTCCTTCGCGATCGCCCAGTGGCTGTCGGCCACCTACTTCTCCACCGAGCTGACCGACATCGTCGCCTCCCTGACCGCGCTGGCCGTCGGCGTCGTATTCCTCCGCTTCTGGAAGCCGCAGGGCGGCGCCGAGGCGCTGCAGCGCATGGCGGTGGAGCGGGAGAACTCCAAGGTCGCCGACGCTGTCGAGCCCGCGCACGTGGGACACGCCCCCGCGGGCGCCCTCACCACTGGTCGTATCTTCATGGCCCTGGTCCCCTACCTGCTGGTCATCCTGATCTTCACCGTCGCCAAGCTCGTCGGCCCCGTGAAGGCCTTCCTCGCCAGCACCGACCTCAAGATCCACTGGCCCGGCCTCTACGGCAACCTCCTGAAGGACGGCGAGCCGTCGACCTCGGCGATCTACACCTTCGGCTGGCTGTCGAGCCCCGGCACCCTGCTGGTCATCACGGCCATCCTGGTAGGCATCATCTACCGCGTCTCCTTCAAGAACATGGTCGGCGAGCTGTGGGCCGTCATGCACAAGATGCGCTGGTCGGCACTCACCATCGCCTCGGTGCTCGCCCTGGCCTACGTGATGAACCTGTCCGGGCAGACCACCACCATCGGCTACTGGGTCGCCGGCATCGGCGCCGCATTCGCGTTCCTCTCGCCGATCCTCGGCTGGATCGGCACCGCGGTCACGGGCTCGGACACCTCCGCGAACGCGCTGTTCGCCACCCTGCAGCAGACCACGGCCAACAAGATCGGCGTCGACGAGTACCTGCTCGTGGCCGCCAACACCTCGGGCGGCGTGGTCGGCAAGATGATCTCCCCGCAGAACCTGGCCATCGCCTGCTCCGCCGTCGGCCTGGTCGGCGCCGAGTCGCTGCTGTTCCGCAAGGTCGTCCTCTGGAGCCTCGGGCTGCTCCTGGTGCTGTGCATCCTGATCGGACTGCAGTCCACCCCGGTGCTCTCCTGGATGCTCCCGGTCCGTTGA
- a CDS encoding LutC/YkgG family protein, whose translation MSARDEVLARVRRATADVTEKDPVKDVPVDWAYGQPLTTPDVLEDFVEKVEDYKAAVRRVKADAVPATIVEAMQALDTTSVVLPAGLPAEWIAAVEAAGIVTHGDEPQLTHAQLNTIDAVLTTTAVGMADSGTIALDHGVGQGRRALSLLPDRHICVIRADQVVSDVPEGIARLAPAIRAGSPVTWLSGGSATSDIELSRVEGVHGPRHLSVILVED comes from the coding sequence ATGAGCGCCCGCGATGAGGTGCTGGCCCGGGTCCGCCGGGCCACCGCCGACGTGACCGAGAAGGACCCGGTCAAGGACGTGCCCGTCGACTGGGCCTATGGCCAGCCCCTGACCACGCCCGACGTGCTCGAGGACTTCGTCGAGAAGGTCGAGGACTACAAGGCGGCCGTGCGTCGGGTGAAGGCCGACGCGGTGCCCGCCACCATCGTGGAGGCCATGCAGGCCCTCGACACGACGAGCGTCGTGCTCCCCGCCGGGCTGCCCGCCGAGTGGATCGCTGCGGTCGAGGCGGCAGGCATCGTGACACACGGCGACGAGCCGCAGCTCACGCACGCCCAGCTCAACACCATCGACGCCGTGCTGACGACCACGGCCGTCGGCATGGCCGACTCCGGCACGATCGCGCTCGACCATGGCGTCGGCCAGGGCCGCCGCGCCCTGTCTCTGCTGCCGGACCGGCACATCTGCGTGATCCGGGCCGACCAGGTCGTCAGCGACGTGCCCGAAGGCATCGCCCGCCTGGCACCGGCCATCCGGGCCGGCAGCCCGGTGACCTGGCTCTCCGGCGGTTCGGCGACCTCGGACATCGAGCTCAGCCGTGTCGAGGGTGTCCACGGCCCCCGCCACCTGTCGGTGATCCTCGTCGAGGACTGA
- a CDS encoding beta-class carbonic anhydrase encodes MAFDDLLEANERYAADFHDGFFDGVAKAGVAMVTCMDSRIEPLAMLGLHLGDAKILRTPGGRVTTSTLTGCVLSVQLLQVTRIMIVPHTRCAMASGTDADIRRRIAERTGEDTSWIDFGANPDQMGRLHEDVDRVRSHPLIRGEAEVGGFVYDVDSGLLRQVI; translated from the coding sequence ATGGCCTTTGACGACCTGCTTGAGGCAAACGAGCGCTACGCCGCCGATTTCCACGACGGATTCTTCGACGGCGTCGCCAAGGCCGGCGTGGCCATGGTCACCTGCATGGATTCACGCATCGAGCCGCTCGCGATGCTCGGCCTGCACCTGGGAGACGCCAAGATCCTGCGGACGCCGGGCGGTCGCGTCACCACCTCGACGCTGACCGGATGCGTGCTGAGCGTCCAGCTGCTGCAGGTCACGCGCATCATGATCGTGCCGCACACCCGCTGCGCCATGGCCTCCGGCACCGACGCCGACATCCGCCGCAGGATCGCCGAGCGCACCGGGGAGGACACCAGCTGGATCGACTTCGGCGCGAACCCGGACCAGATGGGCCGGCTCCACGAGGACGTCGACCGGGTCCGCAGCCACCCCCTGATCCGCGGCGAGGCCGAGGTCGGAGGCTTCGTCTACGACGTCGACAGCGGCCTGCTCCGTCAGGTCATCTGA
- a CDS encoding LutB/LldF family L-lactate oxidation iron-sulfur protein, protein MTATPTRRTPEPGSWLGIPAFPKAAPGELANETQRRNLRHATTTIRAKRVVRASEVPNWEELRTAGAQIKDRVGRHLDEYLVQAEEAMTKAGITVHWARDAADANQIVAEIAKAKGVDEVVKIKSMVTQEIDLNEALEAEGIAAWETDLAELIVQLGHDLPSHILVPAIHRNRDEVQDIFTREMGLYGTPAPEGISNNPEELAAAARVHLREKFLRAKMAVSGGNFIVAETGTLVIVESEGNGRMCLTLPETLVSVVGIEKLVPTLEDLEVFLKLLPRSSTGERMNPYTSLWTGVTEGDGPQDLHVILLDNGRSNVLSDPEGRAALRCIRCSACLNICPVYERVGGHAYGNPYPGPIGAILGPQLRGMEDERDRALPFASSLCGACNEVCPVRIPFTDILVHLRHKVVEYKTAKHPTVEQGIMKGAGWVMAEGSHLATVQAGERIGGRVFRGKWLGPMGPIPIAKEWLKGRDLEPLPTQNFRQWWKKNREGGQR, encoded by the coding sequence ATGACCGCCACACCCACCCGCCGCACGCCGGAGCCCGGCTCCTGGCTCGGCATCCCGGCCTTCCCCAAGGCCGCCCCCGGCGAGCTCGCCAACGAGACGCAGCGCAGGAACCTGCGGCACGCCACGACCACCATCCGGGCCAAGCGCGTCGTGCGCGCCTCCGAGGTCCCCAACTGGGAGGAGCTCCGCACCGCGGGCGCCCAGATCAAGGACCGCGTCGGCCGGCACCTGGACGAGTACCTCGTGCAGGCCGAGGAGGCCATGACGAAGGCCGGCATCACGGTCCACTGGGCCCGCGACGCCGCCGACGCCAACCAGATCGTCGCCGAGATCGCCAAGGCGAAGGGCGTCGACGAGGTCGTCAAGATCAAGTCGATGGTCACGCAGGAGATCGACCTCAACGAGGCCCTCGAGGCCGAGGGCATCGCGGCCTGGGAGACCGACCTGGCCGAGCTGATCGTCCAGCTGGGCCACGACCTGCCGAGCCATATCCTCGTCCCCGCGATCCACCGCAACCGCGACGAGGTGCAGGACATCTTCACCCGCGAGATGGGCCTGTACGGCACCCCCGCCCCAGAGGGCATCTCGAACAACCCGGAGGAGCTCGCCGCCGCTGCCCGCGTCCACCTCCGCGAGAAGTTCCTCCGCGCGAAGATGGCCGTCTCCGGCGGCAACTTCATCGTCGCCGAGACCGGCACGCTGGTGATCGTCGAGTCCGAGGGCAACGGCCGCATGTGCCTGACGCTGCCCGAGACTCTCGTCTCGGTCGTCGGCATCGAGAAGCTCGTGCCCACCCTGGAGGACCTGGAGGTCTTCCTCAAGCTGCTGCCCCGCAGCTCGACCGGCGAGCGGATGAACCCGTACACCTCCCTGTGGACGGGCGTCACGGAGGGCGACGGCCCTCAGGATCTGCATGTGATCCTGCTCGACAACGGCCGCAGCAATGTGCTGAGCGACCCCGAGGGCCGCGCCGCGCTGCGCTGCATCCGTTGCTCCGCGTGCCTCAACATCTGCCCGGTGTACGAGCGTGTCGGCGGCCACGCCTACGGCAACCCGTATCCCGGCCCGATCGGCGCGATCCTCGGCCCGCAGCTGCGCGGTATGGAGGACGAGCGCGACCGCGCGCTCCCCTTCGCGTCGTCGCTGTGCGGTGCCTGCAACGAGGTGTGCCCCGTGCGGATCCCGTTCACCGACATCCTCGTGCACCTGCGCCACAAGGTCGTCGAGTACAAGACGGCCAAGCACCCCACGGTCGAGCAGGGGATCATGAAGGGCGCCGGCTGGGTGATGGCCGAGGGCAGCCACCTGGCGACCGTCCAGGCGGGCGAGCGCATCGGAGGCCGCGTCTTCCGCGGCAAGTGGCTGGGCCCCATGGGCCCGATCCCGATCGCCAAGGAATGGTTGAAGGGCCGCGACCTGGAGCCGCTGCCCACCCAGAACTTCCGCCAGTGGTGGAAGAAGAACCGCGAAGGAGGGCAGCGATGA
- a CDS encoding DNA gyrase/topoisomerase IV subunit A produces the protein MAKPTIDDDALEEENILDVDVTAEMEASFLEYAYSVIYSRALPDARDGLKPVQRRILFSMDEMGIRPDRGHVKCARVVGQVMGLLHPHGDVAIYDALVRMGQPWAMRLPLVDGHGNFGSLDAGPAAMRYTECRMGPAALAMTAGIDQDTVDFKPNYDGKESEPAVLPAAFPNLLVNGATGIAVGMATNIAPHNLIEVVAALKQLLKDPSIDLDALMRHIPGPDFPTGGKIVGLDGIRDAYATGRGSFRIRATTRIEKVSPRRMGIIVTELPYMVGPEKIIEQIKKGVDDKKLTGIADVKDLTDLKHGTRLIIEVKNGINPEALLQQLYRATKLEDTFAINAVALVEGQPRTMPLKEMLEVYLAHRLEVTTRRTRHQLTRAEDRLHLVRGLITAIADIDDVIAIIRSSADAGEARERLMGAFDLTEIQANYILDMQLRRLTRYSTIELEKEAEELSTTIASLRLILDDESVLHRVVGDELTQVSRQFGTPRRTILLASGGAPATAVGPLEVPDDPCWVLLSGTGLVARTDSADPLPTSGRSRHDVVVASCRTTAQAEFGVVTNLGRLIRCRAIELPTVPLTATAPSLQGGSLAHELWPLAKNERPLGLVPLTEDAPGLVLGTRLGVVKRVNNEVLAKDAWDVIRLDDADEVVGAMADDEAADLAFVTSDAQLLRFPAAAVRPQGRAGGGVAGIKLGAGARVIWFGAVRADSDDVVTVSGSADALPGTEAGLAKVTPLAEYPAKGRATGGVRCHRFLKGEGALLIAAVGPRPVVAAAASGSAVDLPAADPRRDGSGVALAQPVTMIAGRPGGPSAADAGGRDDASGGDSSAVESLF, from the coding sequence ATGGCGAAGCCCACGATCGACGATGACGCCCTCGAAGAGGAGAACATCCTCGACGTCGACGTCACGGCCGAGATGGAGGCCAGCTTCCTCGAGTACGCCTACTCGGTGATCTACTCCCGGGCACTCCCGGATGCCCGGGACGGCCTCAAACCTGTGCAGCGGCGCATCCTCTTCTCGATGGACGAGATGGGGATCCGCCCCGACCGGGGCCACGTCAAGTGCGCCCGCGTGGTGGGCCAGGTCATGGGCCTTCTCCACCCGCACGGCGACGTTGCCATCTACGACGCGCTGGTGCGCATGGGTCAGCCGTGGGCGATGCGGCTCCCGCTGGTCGACGGGCACGGCAACTTCGGCTCGCTCGACGCCGGCCCCGCCGCCATGCGCTACACCGAGTGCCGGATGGGACCCGCGGCGCTGGCCATGACGGCGGGCATCGACCAGGACACCGTCGACTTCAAGCCGAACTACGACGGCAAGGAGTCCGAACCGGCCGTCCTGCCCGCGGCCTTCCCCAACCTGCTGGTCAACGGCGCCACCGGCATCGCGGTGGGCATGGCGACCAACATCGCACCCCACAACCTCATCGAGGTCGTGGCGGCCCTGAAGCAGCTGCTGAAGGACCCGAGCATCGACCTCGACGCCCTCATGCGCCACATCCCCGGCCCCGACTTCCCGACGGGAGGCAAGATCGTCGGGCTCGACGGCATCCGCGACGCCTACGCGACGGGCCGGGGCAGCTTCCGGATCCGCGCCACCACGCGCATCGAGAAGGTGTCCCCGCGCCGGATGGGCATCATCGTCACCGAACTGCCGTACATGGTCGGTCCGGAGAAGATCATCGAGCAGATCAAGAAGGGCGTCGACGACAAGAAGCTCACGGGCATCGCCGACGTCAAGGACCTCACCGACCTCAAGCACGGCACCCGGCTGATCATCGAGGTCAAGAACGGCATCAACCCGGAGGCGCTGCTGCAGCAGCTCTACCGGGCGACCAAGCTCGAGGACACGTTCGCCATCAACGCGGTCGCGCTGGTCGAGGGCCAGCCGCGCACCATGCCGCTCAAGGAGATGCTCGAGGTCTACCTGGCGCACCGCCTCGAGGTCACCACCCGGCGAACCCGCCACCAGCTGACCCGGGCCGAGGACCGGCTGCACCTCGTGCGTGGCCTCATCACGGCCATCGCCGACATCGACGACGTCATCGCGATCATCCGCAGCTCCGCCGACGCCGGCGAGGCGCGCGAGCGCCTGATGGGCGCCTTCGACCTGACCGAGATCCAGGCGAACTACATCCTCGACATGCAGCTGCGCAGGCTGACCCGCTACTCGACCATCGAACTGGAGAAGGAGGCCGAGGAGCTCTCGACCACCATCGCCTCCCTGCGCCTGATCCTCGACGACGAGTCCGTGCTGCACCGGGTCGTCGGCGACGAGCTGACCCAGGTCTCCAGGCAGTTCGGCACCCCGCGCCGCACCATCCTGCTGGCCTCCGGCGGGGCCCCGGCCACCGCGGTCGGCCCACTCGAGGTGCCAGACGACCCCTGCTGGGTCCTACTCAGCGGCACGGGACTCGTCGCGCGCACCGACTCCGCGGACCCGCTGCCCACGTCCGGCCGGTCCCGGCATGACGTCGTGGTGGCCAGCTGCCGCACCACGGCCCAGGCAGAGTTCGGCGTCGTCACCAACCTCGGGCGCCTGATCCGCTGCCGCGCGATCGAGCTGCCGACCGTCCCGCTGACGGCCACCGCGCCGTCCCTGCAGGGCGGCAGCCTGGCGCACGAGCTGTGGCCGCTGGCGAAGAACGAGCGGCCACTGGGGCTCGTGCCGCTCACCGAGGATGCGCCCGGCCTGGTGCTCGGCACCCGCCTCGGCGTCGTCAAGCGCGTCAACAACGAGGTGCTTGCCAAGGACGCCTGGGACGTCATCAGGCTCGATGACGCAGACGAGGTCGTCGGCGCGATGGCCGACGACGAGGCCGCAGATCTGGCCTTCGTCACCAGCGACGCCCAGCTGCTGCGTTTCCCCGCCGCCGCGGTGCGCCCGCAGGGCCGCGCCGGCGGAGGCGTGGCCGGCATCAAGCTCGGCGCCGGCGCGCGCGTCATCTGGTTCGGAGCCGTGCGGGCCGACAGTGACGACGTCGTGACTGTCTCGGGTTCAGCCGACGCCCTGCCCGGCACCGAGGCGGGCCTGGCCAAGGTCACCCCGCTTGCCGAGTACCCGGCGAAGGGCAGGGCCACTGGGGGCGTGCGCTGCCACCGGTTCCTCAAGGGTGAGGGTGCGCTGCTCATCGCGGCCGTCGGCCCGCGACCCGTGGTGGCCGCGGCCGCGAGCGGCTCGGCTGTCGACCTGCCCGCCGCCGACCCCCGACGCGACGGCTCAGGCGTCGCGCTGGCCCAGCCGGTGACCATGATCGCCGGGCGTCCGGGCGGCCCGTCCGCGGCGGATGCGGGTGGCCGAGATGACGCCAGCGGGGGCGACTCCTCGGCGGTAGAGTCCCTGTTCTAG
- a CDS encoding DNA gyrase/topoisomerase IV subunit B, which produces MQTPTARQTHSRDYEAKNLLVLEGLEAVRKRPAMYIGSTDTRGLMHCLWEIIDNAVDEALSGFGTRIAVALNHDGSITVVDKARGIPVDTEPRTGLSGVEVVFTKLHAGGKFGNSSYNATGGLHGVGASVVNALSSRLDVEVDRDGATWAMSFRRGTPGIFDGDGPDAPFTPGGGLRKVGRVRSRAVTGTRVTYWPDRQIFLTDAQLSVTQLHDRARQTSFLVPGLEIEVTDARGDGPATESFLHEGGIGEFADFLAADAPLTDIIRLQGTDSFVETVPMLDDAGAMTATDVERQLEVDIAVRWGTGYDTVLRSFVNIIATPKGGTHVTGFERGLTKAIVKSFEGTRGLLKAGEEVIKEDCLEGITAVVTVRLAEPQFEGQTKEVLGTPPVRGLVARIVEAELTAFMNAPKTKAVARQLQEKVVGAARTRVQARNHKENQRRKNALESSTLPPKLKDCRSNNVDLTELFIVEGDSALGTANVARDSEHQALLPIRGKILNVQKASVGDMLKNAECAAIIQVVGAGSGRTFDVDNARYGKIIFMADADSDGAHIRCLLATLFFRYMRPMVEAGRVYSAVPPLHRFELTNPRKGQEKYIYTYSDAEYQRKLAELTKRGTKFKEPQRYKGLGEMDAHQLADTTMSPKHRTLRRLTVDDALAAERVFEMLMGNDVAPRKEFIIEGAYQLDSERIDA; this is translated from the coding sequence GTGCAGACCCCGACCGCCAGGCAGACCCACTCGCGCGACTATGAGGCCAAGAATCTCCTGGTCCTCGAAGGACTCGAGGCCGTGCGTAAGCGCCCGGCCATGTACATCGGTTCGACGGACACCCGGGGCCTCATGCACTGCCTCTGGGAGATCATCGACAACGCGGTCGACGAGGCGCTGTCGGGGTTCGGCACCCGCATCGCGGTCGCGCTCAACCACGACGGTTCGATCACCGTCGTCGACAAGGCACGCGGCATCCCGGTGGACACCGAGCCGCGCACCGGGCTGAGCGGCGTGGAGGTGGTCTTCACCAAGCTGCACGCCGGAGGCAAGTTCGGGAACTCGTCCTACAACGCCACCGGCGGCCTGCACGGCGTGGGCGCCTCCGTGGTCAACGCGCTCAGCTCGCGGCTCGACGTCGAGGTCGACAGGGACGGCGCCACCTGGGCGATGAGTTTCCGCCGCGGCACCCCCGGCATCTTCGACGGCGACGGCCCGGACGCCCCCTTCACCCCCGGCGGCGGGCTGCGGAAGGTGGGCCGCGTCCGCAGCAGGGCGGTAACCGGAACCCGGGTCACCTACTGGCCGGACCGGCAGATCTTCCTCACCGATGCGCAGCTGTCGGTGACGCAGCTGCACGACCGGGCCCGCCAGACGTCGTTCCTGGTCCCCGGCCTCGAGATCGAGGTGACGGACGCGAGAGGCGACGGCCCGGCCACCGAGTCCTTCCTGCACGAGGGGGGCATCGGCGAGTTCGCGGACTTCCTCGCAGCTGACGCGCCCCTGACAGACATCATCAGGCTGCAGGGCACCGACTCGTTCGTCGAGACCGTGCCCATGCTCGACGACGCCGGGGCCATGACCGCCACCGACGTCGAGCGCCAGCTCGAGGTCGACATCGCGGTGCGATGGGGCACCGGCTACGACACCGTCCTGCGCAGCTTCGTCAACATCATCGCCACACCCAAGGGCGGCACGCATGTGACCGGCTTCGAGCGTGGCCTGACGAAGGCCATCGTGAAGTCCTTCGAGGGCACCCGCGGCCTGCTCAAGGCCGGCGAGGAGGTCATCAAGGAGGACTGCCTCGAGGGCATCACGGCCGTGGTGACGGTCCGGCTGGCCGAGCCCCAGTTCGAGGGCCAGACGAAGGAGGTGCTGGGCACGCCACCCGTCCGCGGGCTCGTCGCCCGCATCGTCGAGGCCGAGCTGACTGCGTTCATGAACGCCCCGAAGACGAAGGCGGTGGCCCGGCAGCTGCAGGAGAAGGTCGTCGGTGCGGCGCGCACCCGCGTGCAGGCCCGCAACCACAAGGAGAACCAGCGCCGAAAGAACGCGCTGGAGAGCTCCACGCTGCCCCCGAAGCTCAAGGACTGCCGCTCGAACAACGTCGACCTGACCGAACTGTTCATCGTCGAGGGCGACTCCGCACTCGGGACGGCCAACGTCGCACGGGACTCCGAGCACCAGGCGCTGCTGCCCATCCGCGGCAAGATCCTCAACGTGCAGAAGGCCTCCGTCGGCGACATGTTGAAGAACGCCGAGTGCGCCGCGATCATCCAGGTCGTCGGCGCCGGGTCCGGCCGAACATTCGACGTGGACAACGCGCGCTACGGCAAGATCATCTTCATGGCCGACGCCGACTCCGACGGCGCCCACATCCGGTGCCTGCTTGCCACCCTGTTCTTCCGCTACATGCGGCCGATGGTGGAGGCCGGGCGCGTCTACTCCGCCGTCCCGCCGCTGCACCGCTTCGAGCTGACGAACCCACGCAAGGGTCAGGAGAAGTACATCTACACGTACTCGGACGCCGAGTACCAGCGCAAGCTGGCCGAGCTGACCAAGCGCGGCACCAAGTTCAAGGAGCCGCAGCGCTACAAGGGCCTCGGCGAGATGGACGCGCACCAGCTGGCCGACACCACGATGAGCCCGAAGCACCGCACGCTCAGGCGCCTCACCGTCGATGACGCGCTCGCGGCGGAGAGGGTGTTCGAGATGCTGATGGGCAACGACGTCGCACCCCGCAAGGAGTTCATCATCGAGGGCGCCTACCAGCTGGACTCCGAGCGGATCGACGCCTGA
- a CDS encoding DUF7455 domain-containing protein yields the protein MTELAADPTLTAIDRCDRCGAQAYLRVFLRSGGELLFCAHHAAAHREKLVEVAARIQDETSRLSDR from the coding sequence ATGACCGAACTAGCTGCGGATCCTACTCTGACCGCTATCGATCGTTGTGACCGATGCGGCGCCCAGGCCTACCTTCGTGTCTTCCTACGTTCTGGCGGCGAGCTGCTCTTCTGCGCTCACCACGCTGCCGCGCACCGCGAGAAGCTCGTGGAGGTGGCGGCGCGGATCCAGGACGAGACCAGCAGGCTCAGCGACCGCTGA